Within the Gracilinema caldarium DSM 7334 genome, the region AGTATATTGCTTACATGAAATTTCACCGTGGAAATACTGATAAAAAGGGATTCGGCAATTTGAGCATTGTTTAGCCCCCGAGCCATAAGTACCAAAACTTCCTGTTCCCGCTCACTTAAGGCAGACTCGTCTGAATTTGGTTCCTTCGTGGTTGCCTGAATCAGAACCTGGGTTACTTCCGGTGCAAGGACCGGCTTACCCGAAGCGGCGGTTTCGATTGCCTTTGCTAATTCTTCTACGGGGATATCCTTTAATAAATAGCCTTTTGCCCCAGCCTTAAGGGCACTCTGAATCTGATCATCCTTTTTAAAGCTTGTAAGAATGATAATACAGCTTTCTGGATGTCGTTCCTGTAAACGAGCCGTAGCGCTGAGGCCATCCATATCGGGCATGTCCAGGTCCATGAGAACCACATCGGGAAGACTTTGATCATATAGTTCCAGCGCTTCTGTCCCAGTGGCGGCCTCAGCTACCACCCGGATAAAATCATAGGTTTCCAAAAAGGTTACCAGACCCTTTCTGACTACCGGATGGTCATCCACAATCATGACCCGAATCGGACGCTCCATGGTCTTCCTCCGTCCATGTAAAGGTAATGCGACTCCCTTTTCCTGGTTCACTGGAAATAACGAGATACCCTCCCACAAGTTTAGCCCGTTCATCCATAATGGAAAGACCCAGACCGGGCTTTTTTAGATGCTGTAATGCAAACCCAACTCCATCGTCCTGGATATGCAGAGATAAACAATGGGCATTTCCCCTTAGGTTGAGCCATACTTTCCGGGCCTTCGCATGTTTCGCTATGTTGTTAAGGGCTTCTTGTATAATGCGATATACCACCAGTTTTACCTGCAGAGGTATGGGGCCGGTAATTTCTACAGAAGATTCAACCGGAATCAGAGTTTTTCCGGAAAAGGCGCTTATGACATGCCCTGTTAAATCCTGCAAGTCTGCGGTCTCTAAAGCCTGGGGACGCAGTTCAAAAAGCAGGGCCCTCATTTCTGATTGGGCTCCCCGGGTAAGCTTTTGCAGGTTAGCCAGTTCGTCCAGAGCTTTTTCCGGCATAGTCTTCCATAATTTTTGAAGGGATTGGGCTATAAGATTTGCAGAAAAAAGACTCTGGGACACCGAATCATGCAGGTCTCGGGCCAGCCTGTCCCGTTCAGCATGGGCCGCGACCTGAGCTGCTTGCTTTCTGAGCATGGCATTTTCTATAGCCAGTACAGCCTGGCTGGCAAACACTTCAGTCAAATCCAGTTCATACTGGTCAAAACGATGGGGCTCTGTGTAATAAAAGGCTAGGGCTCCATAGGAATGATCCTGGCTGATGAGGGGCAATGCCATGACTGCTTTAAACCGTGAGGTGATACATGCATCAAGCTGCTGATGAATGGGATCCAAATAAATGGGATGGGTTTCATCAATCTCTGATGCGGATGGGGCAAGTTTAATATCTGATACATCAGTTATGATAAACTGTCTTTTTTCTGCAATTGCTCTGCCAATAACCCCTTCTCCGTAATGAGTTACCACGGTAGAGACATCTACAGGAAAAGTCCCCCGCAGGGCCTGCAACTGGATATCCCTGCCTTCGCAGGTGTACAGGGCTGCACACTGACATTCCAGAATATCTTCTGTCTTTTCGACGATAAAGTTCAGCACTTCCTGTAAGGATTCGGTGCTGTTTATCTTTCTCACAATATCCCGAAAACCTTCGGCCACCCTTTGCCGTTGTTCCATCTCTTTCACAAGATAGGCATTCTGCAGGGCAACTGAAATCTGTTCCCCAAAGGCAAGCCCCAACTGTATTTGATCTTCCCGGAATTGTTGGGGTTCCCGGTAATAAAAGACCATACCACCATACAGGACATTTTGCAGATATATAGGGACCGCAAAGGAAGCGGCATATCGGGTACGCAGGGCAATGCGTTCAGCCTTTATAGCATCGGGTATATGGGGGTCATTTTTAATTTCTACTACCCGTTCGGGATAGGGGGGATAATTCTGATATATCGGAATATGCCGTTCCAGGGCTTCAAGGTACCCGCCTCCGCCTGAGATGGTCAATTGTGAAAAGGGTCTGGTCAGCTTGTCCTGAAAAATGCCCTCCATACCAAAGCTGGCAACCTGAACAACCACCTCATTTTTCATATCAAATTGATGAAGCACGCAGGCCCCTGCACCCTGTCGGTGTGCGGCAAGCTGCACCGCCCGATGCAGTAATTTATCAAGGGGGACTTGGGCATTTATCATCCTGATTATTTCCTGCAGGCTTTCTGCAGAGGCAATTCGAGCTTCCAACTGTTTAAATTGGGCTTGAAAGGTTCGTTTGAGTTCCCTTTGCCCATCTCGAGGTGGTCTCATACTTTGGTACTATACATCAAAAAAACCGGTTTGTCTGTTTTCACCTGGCCACTTGGCCAGTATTCCAGCCCCGCCTTTTGTACAGTATAAATCCCGACCTTTGGCTGATGGTTTAGAACCTTATTTTCTGTACCTTACTCATAACACATAAGGAGTGTGATATGATTGAGATGCATAAAGCAAACGACCTGTATTTAAAACAGGGTCAGGATTGGGTTCGGGAATCCAAACAAGAGAACCAGACCCAAACATCGGCCGATCAGGATCATTCATGGTTCATCCTGCGGATGGTACTGTATTTATTTAACCGTTAAGGGTATGCTTATATTCTATGATCGAAGTACATCACCTGGTAAAGCATTTTACAAAAATTGTTAAAGAAAAGGGTGTTGGGGGCAGTCTGAAAAGTCTTTTTGCCCCCCAAAAAGAACTGGTCCGCGCAGTGGATGATGTCAGTTTTCAAGTTGCTGAGGGGGAAATCCTTGGCTTCATCGGCCCCAATGGGGCAGGAAAATCGACGGTCATCAAAATGCTCACCGGTATTTTAAGTCCCACCGACGGCTGGTGCCGAATCAACGGATACATTCCCCAAAAGGAACGGAAACGCTATGTACGGGAAATTGGTGTTGTTTTCGGCCAGCGAACCCAGCTCTGGTGGGACCTGCCCCTAACCGAAACCTATACAGTACTTAAGGAAATATATGATATTCCTTCCGCAGAATATAAACAGCGGTTGGAGTTTCTAGACCATGTGCTTGAACTGGGCCCCATCTTGTCGAGCCCCGTCAGGACCCTTTCCTTAGGCCAGCGGATGCGGGCCGATATTGCCGCATCCATGCTACACAAACCCCGGGTTCTTTTTCTTGATGAACCGACCATTGGCCTCGATATTGTGGTGAAGGACAGTATTCGCAGGGCTATTCGGGAAATCAATAGGACTGAAAAAACCACCATTATTCTTACCACCCATGACCTTAATGATATAGAACAGCTCTGTCAGCGGATTGTCCTTATCGATAAGGGGAAGCTCGTCTATGACGGCGACCTGGATAGAATCCGGACCAACTTTGGCAAAATTCGGGAAATTACCTTTATGCTCGAAGAAGCGGACCAGGTACAGCGTATTCCCTTTCCTCCCCACGAAGACTTGGATATTAAGCAGGAGGGGGCCAAGATCCGGCTTCGTTTTAATACGGAAGTTTGTTCATTGCCCCAGATGCTGGCCATCATATTGCAGGCGGTACAGGTTAAGGACATTTCAGTCCAGGATGTTGATATTGAAGAAATTCTCCGACGGGTATACCAACGGCAGGTAGCGTTATGAGACTGAAGGCCTATACACCCTTTACCAGTGCGGGGATCCAATCGGCTATTGCCTACAAATGGAATTTCCTTGGGTTCTTTTTCGGGCAAATATTTTTTACCTTTGTTATGTTTTTTCTCTGGCGCTCCGTATTCCGACACACCCCAGGGGGTATCATTGGTGGTTTTACCTTTCTGGACATGACTATTTACATTTTTGTTGCAAATATCACTGGATTTTTAGCGGACACCGATGCGTCCTATGTGGTCGGGGAAGAGATCGTCCAGGGCAGTATATCCATGAGGCTCATTAAGCCGGTAAGCTTTAATCTGAGCATTCTTTTTACCGAACTGGGGCAGAAACTGATTATCATAATCCTGGTCGCCATACCCGTTTTTTTTGGTCTGGAATGGTTCCGATTTTCCCAATCGGGTCAGATTGAGTTTTCCCTTGCAACCTTTGCACTCTATTTGGTGAGTGTCACCTTGAGTTATCTGGTGATGTTCTTTTTCGATGTCTGTTTTGGCTATTTAGCCTTTATTTTTAAAAATCTCTGGGGAATAAACATGCTTAAATTCGGCGTTTTAAATTTTCTTTCCGGCGGCATGGTACCCCTGGGACTGCTTCCTATGGCCATACAGCGGGCCTTAACGGTGCTCCCCTTTGCGTCCATGCGTTACACCCCGGTCATGATTTACACCGGAAAATATCAAGGATTGATGATCCTTTCGGCCCTGGGGACCCAGATTCTTTGGGTGCTCCTCCTCTATGGATTATCCAGCTTGATCTGGAAATTGACTGAACGGCACCTTACCATACAGGGTGGTTAAAATGAAACAAAAAATTCGGCGTTTTTTTCGTCTCTACTGGATATTTACTACGCAGTTTTTTAAGCGGATCCTGGAATATCGGGCAGATTTTCTAACAGGAGCTTTGGCATTTTTTCTCGGCCAGCTTTTTAACCTGATATTCATCTATATTATCTTTAACAACATTCCCCAATTAGAAGGATGGACCGTGGACCAGATAGTTTTTATCTACGGTTTCTCACTGATACCCCGGGGTATTGACCATTTTTACGCGGACAACCTCTGGAAAGTCGCCTATTTTCTGATTCGGCGGGGTGAATTTGATAAATACCTGACCAGACCCATAGACAGCTTGCACCATGTTCTGATGGAAGGCTTCGAAGTAGACGCTCTGGGAGAACTCATTACCGGCATTATACTGGTTATTATTGCATCAAACCGACTGGCCCTGGTGTTCACCCCCCTTAAAGTCGCAGGCTTTATGGTGGCGGTGGTCTTTGGAACCCTCATATATACAGGCTTAAAGATTATTTTTGCTGCTGTTGCGCTGTGGACTAAACAATCGGGAAGCCTCTTGCATATGGTCTACATGACAAGCGACTTTGCAAAATATCCGGTGACCATCTATAACATGCTGGTAAAGACTATCATCACCTATATGATACCCTTTGCGTTTACCGCTTTTTATCCTGCGGCCTGGCTGCTCACCGGAGAGGCACCCCTCTTTTCCCTTGGGGGTACGGTCCTGGCAGGAACAGCCCTGATTATACTGGGGCGCCTGCTCTGGAACCGGGGACTCAGAGCCTATGAAAGTGCAGGCAGTTAAACCGTAAACCTTCCCTATTGTCATAGAAAATTAAAAACCTTATCTTTTAATGAAAATCCGATATCGAAAAACGATACCAGATTTCGATACAACACAAGGAGTACTGTATGGGAAGATTTACCTCTGAACAGACGGGTAAGAAGCTCGCTATCGAAATCATCATTATTTTCGGGATTGTAAGTCTCTTTGGAGACATCATGTACGAAGGAGCCCGGGCAGTAAACGGACCGTATCTTAAAACCTTGGGAGCCAGCGCAGCCCTGGTGGGGCTTATCGCAGGGATAGGAGAATTTTTAGGGTATATTGTCCGCCTGGCCTCTGGCTATTTTGCGGATAAGACCAAGGCCTACTGGTTTTTTGCTATTCTTGGTTATTCACTTCTCGCCTCTGTACCCCTGCTCGCACTAACCGGTGTTTGGCAGGTAGCGGCCCTCTTCATGGTACTGGAACGATTCGGTAAAGCCCTGCGGGCACCAGCAAAGGATACGATCCTTTCTACCGCCACCAAACACGTAGGTACGGGCTTTGGATTTGGGCTTCATGAGGCTATGGATCAACTTGGTGCTCTGTTAGGGCCCCTTGTCTTCACCGCAGTCTTTGCATTTAGCAGAAAGGGAACTGATCTGGCTTCGTACCAAGCTGGATATGCATGGTTGTGGATTCCCTTCATCATCCTTATGCTGAGCCTACTCTATGCGTTTATCAGGGTTCCCAATCCAGAAGCCCTTGAAGCTATTGTTCCTAAAAAAGCAGAAGGTGACGTTTTAAGCAAAACCTTCTGGTTGTATACGGCCTTCAGTTTTATCACCACCCTGGGCTTTGTTGGGTGGCCCATTCTTTCCTATCACTATGCGGCCAAGGGAATACTTTCAGGAGCTGAAATTGCCCTCTTTTATGCCATCGCCATGGGTGTAGACGGACTTATTGCTGTTGCTATTGGCCTTCTGTATGATCATTTTAAGAAACAGAAAGACTCAGAGCATGGTGGGCTCATGACCCTCGCCATAATTCCTGTGGTTTCCCTCCTCATACCCTTGGTAGGTTTTGCCCTACCCTCCAAGGGAGCCGCTGTACTTGCGGCAATCCTGTGGGGTGTAGTCATGGGAACCCACGAAACCATCATGAAAAGCGCCATCGCCGACATTACACCGATTAAAAAACGGGGCACCGGCTACGGAATCTTTAATACGGCCTATGGATTGGCGCTTTTTGTATCGAGCAGTCTGATGGGTCTCCTCTATGACCTAGGAATTATCTATGTTATCGTACTGGCCCTGGTAGCGGAGCTCCTGGCGATCCCGAGTTTCCTCATATTGCGCAAAGAGGCTCTAAGTAAAGCTCCTCATTTAAAATAGCAATCCTGTTTGCTTATAGGCACCTCTAAAAACTCGGTCAGCCTTTTTAGAG harbors:
- a CDS encoding response regulator; translation: MERPIRVMIVDDHPVVRKGLVTFLETYDFIRVVAEAATGTEALELYDQSLPDVVLMDLDMPDMDGLSATARLQERHPESCIIILTSFKKDDQIQSALKAGAKGYLLKDIPVEELAKAIETAASGKPVLAPEVTQVLIQATTKEPNSDESALSEREQEVLVLMARGLNNAQIAESLFISISTVKFHVSNILWKLGAFSRTEAVSVAIKKGLVH
- a CDS encoding GAF domain-containing sensor histidine kinase, producing MRPPRDGQRELKRTFQAQFKQLEARIASAESLQEIIRMINAQVPLDKLLHRAVQLAAHRQGAGACVLHQFDMKNEVVVQVASFGMEGIFQDKLTRPFSQLTISGGGGYLEALERHIPIYQNYPPYPERVVEIKNDPHIPDAIKAERIALRTRYAASFAVPIYLQNVLYGGMVFYYREPQQFREDQIQLGLAFGEQISVALQNAYLVKEMEQRQRVAEGFRDIVRKINSTESLQEVLNFIVEKTEDILECQCAALYTCEGRDIQLQALRGTFPVDVSTVVTHYGEGVIGRAIAEKRQFIITDVSDIKLAPSASEIDETHPIYLDPIHQQLDACITSRFKAVMALPLISQDHSYGALAFYYTEPHRFDQYELDLTEVFASQAVLAIENAMLRKQAAQVAAHAERDRLARDLHDSVSQSLFSANLIAQSLQKLWKTMPEKALDELANLQKLTRGAQSEMRALLFELRPQALETADLQDLTGHVISAFSGKTLIPVESSVEITGPIPLQVKLVVYRIIQEALNNIAKHAKARKVWLNLRGNAHCLSLHIQDDGVGFALQHLKKPGLGLSIMDERAKLVGGYLVISSEPGKGSRITFTWTEEDHGASDSGHDCG
- a CDS encoding ABC transporter ATP-binding protein, with the protein product MIEVHHLVKHFTKIVKEKGVGGSLKSLFAPQKELVRAVDDVSFQVAEGEILGFIGPNGAGKSTVIKMLTGILSPTDGWCRINGYIPQKERKRYVREIGVVFGQRTQLWWDLPLTETYTVLKEIYDIPSAEYKQRLEFLDHVLELGPILSSPVRTLSLGQRMRADIAASMLHKPRVLFLDEPTIGLDIVVKDSIRRAIREINRTEKTTIILTTHDLNDIEQLCQRIVLIDKGKLVYDGDLDRIRTNFGKIREITFMLEEADQVQRIPFPPHEDLDIKQEGAKIRLRFNTEVCSLPQMLAIILQAVQVKDISVQDVDIEEILRRVYQRQVAL
- a CDS encoding ABC transporter permease, producing MRLKAYTPFTSAGIQSAIAYKWNFLGFFFGQIFFTFVMFFLWRSVFRHTPGGIIGGFTFLDMTIYIFVANITGFLADTDASYVVGEEIVQGSISMRLIKPVSFNLSILFTELGQKLIIIILVAIPVFFGLEWFRFSQSGQIEFSLATFALYLVSVTLSYLVMFFFDVCFGYLAFIFKNLWGINMLKFGVLNFLSGGMVPLGLLPMAIQRALTVLPFASMRYTPVMIYTGKYQGLMILSALGTQILWVLLLYGLSSLIWKLTERHLTIQGG
- a CDS encoding ABC transporter permease; translated protein: MKQKIRRFFRLYWIFTTQFFKRILEYRADFLTGALAFFLGQLFNLIFIYIIFNNIPQLEGWTVDQIVFIYGFSLIPRGIDHFYADNLWKVAYFLIRRGEFDKYLTRPIDSLHHVLMEGFEVDALGELITGIILVIIASNRLALVFTPLKVAGFMVAVVFGTLIYTGLKIIFAAVALWTKQSGSLLHMVYMTSDFAKYPVTIYNMLVKTIITYMIPFAFTAFYPAAWLLTGEAPLFSLGGTVLAGTALIILGRLLWNRGLRAYESAGS
- a CDS encoding MFS transporter, with the translated sequence MGRFTSEQTGKKLAIEIIIIFGIVSLFGDIMYEGARAVNGPYLKTLGASAALVGLIAGIGEFLGYIVRLASGYFADKTKAYWFFAILGYSLLASVPLLALTGVWQVAALFMVLERFGKALRAPAKDTILSTATKHVGTGFGFGLHEAMDQLGALLGPLVFTAVFAFSRKGTDLASYQAGYAWLWIPFIILMLSLLYAFIRVPNPEALEAIVPKKAEGDVLSKTFWLYTAFSFITTLGFVGWPILSYHYAAKGILSGAEIALFYAIAMGVDGLIAVAIGLLYDHFKKQKDSEHGGLMTLAIIPVVSLLIPLVGFALPSKGAAVLAAILWGVVMGTHETIMKSAIADITPIKKRGTGYGIFNTAYGLALFVSSSLMGLLYDLGIIYVIVLALVAELLAIPSFLILRKEALSKAPHLK